Proteins encoded by one window of Streptomyces sp. LX-29:
- a CDS encoding DUF6104 family protein: MYFTDRGIEELEKRRGEEEVTFEWLAEQLRTFVDLNPDFEVPVERLATWLARLDDEDDED, encoded by the coding sequence ATGTACTTCACCGACCGTGGCATCGAGGAGCTGGAGAAGCGGCGCGGCGAGGAGGAGGTCACCTTCGAGTGGCTCGCCGAGCAGCTGCGCACCTTCGTCGACCTGAACCCTGACTTCGAGGTGCCGGTGGAGCGGCTGGCCACCTGGCTGGCCCGCCTCGACGACGAGGACGACGAGGACTGA